From Pseudonocardia autotrophica, one genomic window encodes:
- a CDS encoding ABC transporter substrate-binding protein: protein MSTSSRVRRTLVAAALATGLAVTAACGTAGPQEAGGGDELRLWTLQNEGINTVQQAAVDGFNAEGGPQIELTTYLNDPYKSALQTAIGSPNGPDIFYNWGGGNLKGYVDAGQVADLTAALDADPEVKETFIPQVLETGTIDGKVTGIPMQGVQPLSFFYNKDAFAEAGVTEFPTTWTGFLEAVDQLKAAGIQPIALAGAQTWTSMMYPEYFLDRIGGPEKFQAIADGEPGAWRDPAVIESMRMVQDLVDREAFGTNFTAVDYDNQASQALLTSGRAGMELMGSWQVTSLNDNFPDFLEQDKLGWAPFPAIEGGAGDPANVIGNPSNYYSVSAGSANVEAATEFLMNGMTSPEYVQGMLEKGQVPALTGIEDQVASTGPFADFNTYTYEQTKAAPTFVQSWDQALPAAEAQTMLTNLSKVFTKEFTPEQFADAMDTASR from the coding sequence ATGTCGACCTCGTCACGCGTACGCAGGACCCTCGTCGCTGCCGCACTCGCCACCGGACTCGCGGTCACCGCGGCCTGTGGCACCGCCGGCCCCCAGGAAGCCGGAGGAGGTGATGAGCTCCGGCTCTGGACCCTGCAGAACGAGGGCATCAACACCGTCCAGCAGGCGGCCGTCGACGGCTTCAACGCCGAAGGTGGCCCGCAGATCGAGCTGACCACCTACCTGAACGACCCGTACAAGTCCGCGCTGCAGACCGCGATCGGTTCGCCGAACGGGCCGGACATCTTCTACAACTGGGGCGGCGGGAACCTGAAGGGCTACGTCGACGCCGGCCAGGTCGCCGACCTGACCGCCGCGCTCGATGCGGACCCGGAGGTCAAGGAGACCTTCATCCCGCAGGTCCTGGAGACCGGCACGATCGACGGCAAGGTCACCGGCATCCCGATGCAGGGCGTCCAGCCGCTGTCGTTCTTCTACAACAAGGACGCCTTCGCCGAGGCCGGCGTCACCGAGTTCCCGACCACCTGGACCGGCTTCCTGGAGGCCGTGGACCAGCTCAAGGCCGCGGGCATCCAGCCGATCGCGCTGGCCGGCGCGCAGACCTGGACCTCGATGATGTACCCCGAGTACTTCCTCGACCGGATCGGTGGCCCGGAGAAGTTCCAGGCCATCGCCGACGGCGAGCCCGGCGCCTGGCGCGACCCGGCCGTCATCGAGTCGATGCGGATGGTCCAGGACCTGGTCGACCGGGAGGCGTTCGGCACGAACTTCACCGCCGTCGACTACGACAACCAGGCCTCCCAGGCACTGCTGACCAGCGGCCGGGCCGGTATGGAGCTGATGGGCTCCTGGCAGGTCACCAGCCTGAACGACAACTTCCCCGACTTCCTGGAGCAGGACAAGCTGGGCTGGGCGCCGTTCCCGGCGATCGAGGGCGGCGCGGGCGACCCGGCCAACGTGATCGGGAACCCGTCGAACTACTACTCGGTCAGCGCGGGCTCCGCGAACGTCGAGGCCGCCACCGAGTTCCTGATGAACGGGATGACCAGCCCCGAGTACGTGCAGGGCATGTTGGAGAAGGGCCAGGTCCCGGCCCTCACCGGGATCGAGGACCAGGTGGCCTCGACCGGGCCGTTCGCCGACTTCAACACCTACACCTACGAGCAGACCAAGGCCGCGCCGACCTTCGTGCAGTCCTGGGACCAGGCGCTGCCCGCCGCCGAGGCGCAGACCATGCTCACCAACCTGTCGAAGGTCTTCACCAAGGAGTTCACCCCGGAGCAGTTCGCCGACGCGATGGACACGGCGAGCCGGTGA
- a CDS encoding carbohydrate ABC transporter permease has product MTSVSTATTPTAPAGPDRTTGTPDPPPRRGRLRRGFNWLGGLGAGVWFVLVAVPLYFLFVTSLRSSSEYLTDGPLAVPSGLTFENYVDVLTSNFPRYFLNNVIVAAACVAIVLLLALPAAYAIVRSRNRSVARAFSVMLLGLAVPAQAVIVPLYLMVTQLRLYDTLLAIILPTAAFALPLAVVVLTSSLRDIPNELFEAAVLDGAGPARTLVSLVLPLARPGLATIGIFTALQAWNGFLFPLVLTQDASVRVLTLGLWDYQGQYGTNVPLITAAVLLSLLPLLVVYLLGRRYLLAGLTAGAGR; this is encoded by the coding sequence GTGACCTCCGTGTCCACCGCCACCACCCCGACCGCCCCGGCCGGGCCGGACCGCACCACCGGCACCCCCGATCCGCCGCCCCGCCGCGGACGGCTGCGGCGCGGGTTCAACTGGCTGGGCGGGCTCGGCGCGGGCGTCTGGTTCGTGCTGGTCGCCGTGCCGCTGTACTTCCTGTTCGTCACCAGCCTCCGGTCGTCGTCGGAGTACCTGACCGACGGCCCGCTCGCGGTGCCCTCCGGACTGACGTTCGAGAACTACGTCGACGTCCTGACCTCGAACTTCCCGCGCTACTTCCTGAACAACGTGATCGTCGCGGCGGCCTGCGTCGCGATCGTGCTGCTGCTGGCGCTGCCCGCGGCGTACGCGATCGTGCGCAGCCGCAACCGCTCGGTCGCCCGGGCGTTCTCGGTGATGCTGCTCGGCCTGGCCGTCCCGGCGCAGGCCGTGATCGTCCCGCTCTACCTGATGGTCACCCAGCTGCGGCTCTACGACACCCTGCTGGCGATCATCCTGCCGACCGCGGCGTTCGCGCTGCCGCTGGCGGTGGTGGTGCTGACCTCCAGCCTGCGCGACATCCCGAACGAGCTGTTCGAGGCGGCCGTCCTGGACGGCGCCGGACCGGCCCGCACCCTGGTCTCGCTGGTGCTGCCGCTGGCCCGGCCCGGACTCGCCACGATCGGCATCTTCACCGCGCTGCAGGCCTGGAACGGGTTCCTGTTCCCGCTCGTCCTGACCCAGGACGCGTCGGTCCGGGTGCTCACCCTGGGCCTGTGGGACTACCAGGGCCAGTACGGCACGAACGTCCCGCTGATCACCGCGGCGGTGCTGCTGTCGCTGCTCCCGCTGCTGGTCGTGTACCTGCTCGGCCGCCGCTACCTGCTGGCCGGCCTGACCGCCGGCGCCGGCCGCTGA
- a CDS encoding ROK family transcriptional regulator: MLGTVVRNAPITRAAVAAQTGLTRSTVSGLTADLIEGGLVRDIGTGPETGTGRPGQRLVPDPAGPVGIGLQVETDGVGGCLVDLAGHAGARRWRRADLDGAGPAAVAAALGPVLGELLLAAAAGDRPAAGIVVGLPGPPGAPGAEIGALLAAEADAVGAGGIGLSVRCGVPLAAGAEPVGAGVSVFVGGRSETGVVLLHDGRAGDGDAATRFGHLPVRGGRSRCHCGRQGCVTAEARPTRAGLGGDQELRRAGRALGRALAGFAAPLDPAQVVLGGRFSTADDAFVAAVAGELARHGIGPDRLCRSALGPDAVMRGAGATAVAALVADPGRWLAD; the protein is encoded by the coding sequence GTGCTGGGCACGGTCGTCCGGAACGCACCGATCACCCGCGCCGCGGTCGCGGCGCAGACCGGGCTGACCCGCTCGACGGTGTCCGGGCTGACCGCCGACCTGATCGAGGGCGGCCTGGTGCGCGACATCGGGACCGGTCCGGAGACCGGCACCGGGCGCCCCGGGCAGCGCCTGGTGCCCGACCCGGCCGGGCCGGTCGGGATCGGCCTGCAGGTCGAGACCGACGGCGTCGGCGGCTGCCTGGTCGATCTGGCCGGACACGCCGGGGCCCGCCGGTGGCGGCGGGCGGATCTCGACGGGGCCGGTCCGGCCGCCGTCGCGGCCGCGCTGGGCCCGGTGCTGGGCGAGCTGCTGCTCGCCGCGGCGGCCGGGGACCGGCCCGCCGCCGGGATCGTCGTCGGCCTGCCAGGACCGCCCGGCGCACCCGGCGCGGAGATCGGCGCGCTGCTCGCCGCCGAGGCGGACGCCGTGGGTGCCGGCGGGATCGGACTGTCGGTCCGGTGCGGGGTGCCGCTGGCCGCCGGGGCCGAGCCGGTCGGGGCCGGGGTGTCGGTCTTCGTCGGCGGGCGCTCGGAGACCGGAGTGGTGCTGCTGCACGACGGGCGGGCCGGCGACGGCGACGCCGCCACCCGGTTCGGTCATCTCCCGGTGCGGGGCGGCCGGAGCCGGTGCCACTGCGGCCGGCAGGGGTGCGTGACCGCCGAGGCCCGCCCGACCCGTGCCGGCCTCGGCGGCGATCAGGAGCTGCGCCGGGCCGGGCGGGCACTGGGCCGGGCGCTGGCCGGGTTCGCCGCGCCGCTGGATCCGGCACAGGTCGTGCTGGGCGGGCGGTTCAGCACCGCCGACGACGCGTTCGTCGCGGCGGTGGCGGGCGAGCTCGCCCGGCACGGGATCGGTCCGGACCGGTTGTGCCGCTCCGCACTCGGCCCGGACGCGGTGATGCGCGGCGCCGGCGCCACCGCGGTCGCCGCGCTGGTCGCGGACCCGGGCCGGTGGCTCGCCGACTGA
- a CDS encoding carbohydrate ABC transporter permease, which translates to MSSATAVRAGRPGFVWVAPALTFFGLFALLPMVVVVYLSFTAYDGLNPPQWVGLENWTRLGADPLFIETLRLSFLLTAASWVLQTAVALPLGVWLARRGRSRALLAAIFFIPLLMSSAAIAVLWGTLLDPNFGLASVLGPLVGIDDGNIIGDSRYAFAAVILVIGWQYMPFHTLLYQAAARAIPVQLYEAARIDGAGRWRTFRSITVPQLRDTIITSGVLIVVGSMTTFEVVLILTGGGPGTSTRILPLHMYLEGFRSFDMGYASALAVVLLVIGTALSLFIARVTGYRKMASQREGM; encoded by the coding sequence GTGAGCAGTGCCACCGCGGTACGGGCGGGGCGGCCCGGATTCGTCTGGGTCGCCCCCGCCCTGACCTTCTTCGGGCTGTTCGCGCTGCTGCCCATGGTCGTGGTGGTGTACCTCAGCTTCACCGCCTACGACGGCCTGAACCCACCACAGTGGGTGGGCCTGGAGAACTGGACCCGGCTCGGGGCCGATCCGCTGTTCATCGAGACGCTGCGGCTGTCGTTCCTGCTGACGGCCGCGTCCTGGGTGCTGCAGACCGCGGTGGCGCTGCCGCTCGGGGTCTGGCTGGCCCGGCGCGGCCGGTCCCGCGCGCTGCTCGCCGCGATCTTCTTCATCCCGCTGCTGATGTCCAGCGCCGCCATCGCCGTGCTGTGGGGCACCCTGCTCGACCCGAACTTCGGGCTCGCCTCGGTGCTCGGCCCGCTGGTCGGGATCGACGACGGCAACATCATCGGGGACAGCCGGTACGCCTTCGCCGCGGTGATCCTGGTGATCGGCTGGCAGTACATGCCGTTCCACACGCTGCTCTACCAGGCCGCGGCCCGGGCGATCCCGGTGCAGCTCTACGAGGCGGCCCGGATCGACGGGGCCGGCCGCTGGCGCACCTTCCGGTCGATCACCGTCCCGCAGCTGCGGGACACGATCATCACCTCCGGGGTGCTGATCGTCGTCGGTTCGATGACCACCTTCGAGGTGGTCCTGATCCTCACCGGCGGCGGGCCCGGCACGTCGACCCGGATCCTGCCGCTGCACATGTACCTCGAGGGGTTCCGGAGCTTCGACATGGGCTACGCGAGCGCGCTGGCGGTGGTGCTCCTGGTGATCGGGACGGCGCTGTCGCTGTTCATCGCGCGGGTCACCGGTTACCGCAAGATGGCGAGCCAGCGGGAGGGGATGTGA
- a CDS encoding serine/threonine-protein kinase has protein sequence MSSPTPETHRIGNRYRLDERVGAGAMGAVWRGTDELLNRTVAVKELLAAALPSAEQLEESRQRILREGRIGARLQHAHVISMFDVVVHDERPWLVMEYLPSRSLAAVLAEKGPMSPREAAAIGRQVADGLAAAHTAGVVHRDIKPGNVLIAEDGRAKITDFGVSRAVDDVQLTRTGVIAGTPAFLAPEVARGQEPTAASDVFALGATLYASVEGEPPFGLDDNAYALLHKVATGAISPPGQAGPLTALLMRLLSNDPTERPSAPQARDALARIAAGQSVAGLATPASAAAMMDSGDDVAAEQAGGTVIDAPAVPAPQVIPGAGARRGAAAGERRKRLPIVLGVLAALLVVGGGVAFGVLTTQQPDQPPPVAAPTSQAPPPSSAPPTSSPPPTTSESPTPTPGAQVGDPVAFVQNYYRMLPGDIDGAFARLSPEAQSQSQGIESYREFYSGMRTVYAENLRNAGPNTVTATVVFLRTNGTESRENYRFVVGTDAQGNEVLQSFSQA, from the coding sequence ATGAGCTCGCCCACCCCCGAGACCCACCGGATCGGGAACCGCTACCGGCTCGACGAGCGGGTCGGTGCCGGTGCGATGGGTGCAGTGTGGCGTGGTACGGATGAGCTCCTGAACCGGACGGTGGCGGTCAAGGAGCTCCTCGCCGCCGCGCTGCCGTCGGCCGAGCAGCTCGAGGAGTCCCGCCAGCGGATCCTGCGCGAGGGCCGGATCGGTGCCCGGCTCCAGCACGCGCACGTGATCAGCATGTTCGACGTCGTGGTGCACGACGAGCGGCCGTGGCTGGTCATGGAGTACCTGCCGTCCCGCTCGCTGGCCGCGGTGCTGGCGGAGAAGGGGCCGATGAGCCCGCGCGAGGCGGCCGCGATCGGCCGCCAGGTCGCCGACGGGCTGGCCGCCGCGCACACCGCGGGCGTCGTGCACCGGGACATCAAGCCGGGCAACGTCCTGATCGCCGAGGACGGCCGCGCCAAGATCACCGACTTCGGCGTCTCCCGGGCCGTCGACGACGTGCAGCTGACCCGGACCGGGGTGATCGCGGGTACCCCCGCGTTCCTCGCCCCCGAGGTCGCCCGCGGCCAGGAGCCGACCGCCGCGTCGGACGTCTTCGCGCTCGGCGCCACGCTCTACGCCTCGGTCGAGGGTGAGCCGCCGTTCGGCCTGGACGACAACGCCTACGCGCTGCTGCACAAGGTCGCGACCGGCGCGATCTCCCCGCCCGGCCAGGCCGGGCCGCTGACCGCGCTGCTGATGCGGCTGCTGTCCAACGACCCGACCGAGCGCCCCAGTGCCCCGCAGGCCCGGGACGCGCTGGCCCGGATCGCGGCCGGGCAGTCGGTCGCCGGGCTGGCCACGCCCGCGAGCGCGGCCGCGATGATGGACTCCGGCGACGACGTCGCCGCCGAGCAGGCCGGTGGCACCGTGATCGACGCCCCCGCGGTCCCGGCACCGCAGGTGATCCCCGGTGCCGGTGCCCGCCGCGGTGCCGCTGCGGGTGAGCGGCGCAAGCGGCTGCCGATCGTCCTGGGTGTGCTGGCCGCGCTGCTCGTCGTCGGTGGCGGGGTGGCGTTCGGTGTACTCACCACCCAGCAGCCGGACCAGCCGCCGCCGGTCGCCGCGCCGACCTCGCAGGCTCCGCCGCCGAGCAGTGCGCCGCCGACCTCGTCGCCGCCGCCCACCACGAGTGAGTCACCGACACCGACCCCCGGCGCCCAGGTGGGCGACCCGGTGGCGTTCGTGCAGAACTACTACCGGATGCTGCCCGGCGACATCGACGGCGCGTTCGCCCGGCTCAGCCCGGAGGCGCAGTCCCAGTCGCAGGGGATCGAGAGCTACCGGGAGTTCTACAGCGGCATGCGCACCGTCTACGCGGAGAACCTGCGCAACGCCGGGCCGAACACGGTCACCGCGACCGTGGTGTTCCTCCGCACGAACGGCACCGAGTCCCGGGAGAACTACCGGTTCGTGGTCGGCACCGACGCGCAGGGCAACGAGGTCCTGCAGTCGTTCAGCCAGGCCTGA
- a CDS encoding S9 family peptidase, producing the protein MVSPDGTRLAWISDHTGRPRLHVAPMPAHGPIDPDTATVLEATGIGGPHPDVTALAWSPDGGRIAVQIAPSGGDRTRVALIDPDGGPPVEIAPAAVAVVLGAWAPTGRRLGVTVLSDAGDPDSEGYGSGTACLVDVGDGSSVVLGTGQATVVQAISADGRRVVLRTGRRGERGLELVDLRTGARDQLIGGPGGALNATARFGAAPGTLWVHTDADREHSALLAVALGQAGDELIAPARPVAVRPGADLDVVALDPGGARAALVWNSGGRSEIEIADLRGGRPQRVLVPCDVVTNVSFARDDTSLLVAGHAPGIPPHVVRVPIRGGAATPLLGGTPVAPVTPQPERIMFPAEDGLRLGGWLHRPSSPNGIGLLWLHGGPEAEERPGWAPLLHELVATGVTVLTPNVRGSSGRGRTFARLDDGMLRPSSITDVRAATRLLSGIPDVDPARVVVAGRSYGGFLALAAMARFPELYTGGIDVCGITDLTAFYAETEPWIAGPARTEYGDPRTDRALLDELSPLRRADRIGAPLLVVHGDHDTNVPLGQALAIHAALQARGAPVELLRMADEGHEVLDRNTRAATNGRIVRWVAEVAGVRPG; encoded by the coding sequence GTGGTGTCCCCCGACGGGACCCGGCTGGCCTGGATCTCCGACCACACCGGGCGGCCGCGGCTGCACGTCGCACCGATGCCGGCGCACGGCCCGATCGACCCGGACACGGCGACCGTGCTCGAGGCCACCGGCATCGGCGGCCCGCATCCGGACGTCACCGCGCTGGCCTGGTCCCCGGACGGCGGCCGGATCGCCGTCCAGATCGCGCCGTCGGGCGGTGACCGCACCCGGGTCGCGCTGATCGATCCGGACGGCGGGCCCCCGGTCGAGATCGCCCCGGCGGCGGTCGCGGTCGTGCTCGGCGCCTGGGCCCCGACGGGGCGCCGGCTCGGCGTCACCGTCCTCTCCGACGCAGGTGACCCGGACTCCGAGGGTTACGGCTCCGGCACCGCCTGCCTGGTCGACGTGGGGGACGGTTCGTCGGTGGTGCTCGGGACCGGGCAGGCCACCGTCGTCCAGGCGATCTCCGCGGACGGCAGGCGGGTGGTCCTGCGCACCGGCCGGCGCGGCGAGCGCGGGCTGGAGCTGGTGGACCTGCGCACCGGCGCCCGGGACCAGCTGATCGGCGGCCCGGGCGGCGCGCTGAACGCGACCGCGCGGTTCGGCGCGGCGCCCGGCACGCTGTGGGTGCACACCGACGCCGACCGGGAGCACTCGGCGCTGCTCGCCGTCGCGCTCGGCCAGGCGGGCGACGAGCTGATCGCCCCGGCCCGGCCGGTCGCCGTGCGGCCCGGCGCCGATCTCGACGTGGTCGCGCTCGATCCGGGCGGTGCCCGGGCCGCGCTGGTGTGGAACTCCGGCGGGCGCAGCGAGATCGAGATCGCCGACCTGCGCGGCGGCCGTCCGCAGCGGGTGCTGGTGCCCTGCGACGTGGTCACGAACGTGAGCTTCGCCCGCGACGACACGTCGCTGCTGGTCGCCGGGCACGCCCCGGGGATCCCGCCGCACGTCGTCCGGGTCCCGATCCGGGGCGGCGCGGCCACCCCGCTGCTCGGGGGGACACCGGTCGCGCCGGTCACCCCGCAGCCCGAGCGGATCATGTTCCCGGCCGAGGACGGGCTGCGCCTCGGCGGCTGGCTGCACCGGCCGTCGTCGCCGAACGGGATCGGCCTGCTGTGGCTGCACGGCGGCCCGGAGGCCGAGGAACGGCCGGGCTGGGCGCCGCTGCTGCACGAGCTGGTCGCCACCGGCGTCACCGTCCTGACCCCGAACGTGCGCGGCTCCTCGGGCCGGGGCCGCACCTTCGCCCGCCTCGACGACGGCATGCTGCGGCCGTCGTCGATCACCGACGTCCGGGCCGCGACCCGGCTGCTCTCCGGGATACCGGACGTCGATCCCGCGCGCGTCGTCGTCGCCGGGCGGTCCTACGGCGGGTTCCTGGCACTCGCCGCGATGGCCCGCTTCCCGGAGCTCTACACCGGCGGGATCGACGTCTGCGGCATCACCGACCTGACCGCGTTCTACGCCGAGACCGAACCGTGGATCGCCGGGCCGGCCCGCACCGAGTACGGCGACCCGCGCACCGACCGCGCCCTGCTCGACGAGCTGTCCCCGCTGCGCCGCGCGGACCGGATCGGCGCGCCGCTGCTCGTGGTGCACGGCGACCACGACACGAACGTGCCGCTCGGGCAGGCTCTCGCGATCCATGCCGCGCTGCAGGCCCGCGGCGCACCGGTGGAGCTGCTGCGGATGGCCGACGAGGGGCACGAGGTGCTCGACCGGAACACCCGCGCCGCGACCAACGGCCGGATCGTCCGGTGGGTGGCCGAGGTGGCCGGCGTCAGGCCTGGCTGA
- a CDS encoding LacI family DNA-binding transcriptional regulator, producing the protein MNRSRVTIAEVAEQAGVSVPTVSKVLNGRADVAVATRERVQQVMAESGYRRRGASAPRRRTGLVDVVLDRLDSFWAMEVLRGAEVEARRTDRQVVLNTSQNDEPGSRAWLDRIAGRGTDGVVVVVGDQDPDTAATLVALDVPVVLLDPVGGDDPSFATVGATNWAGGLSAVEHLLSLGHRRIGIVSGPPRLSSSQQRVDGYRAALRRADIAVDEDLIRYGDFLVGGGHRGAVDLLDLADPPTAIFAGSDMQAVGVYQEAARRGLRIPDDLSVAGFDDIALCEYLSPALTTVRQPLARMAAEAVRLAVQEPRTEADGTAPRLELATDLVVRTSTAAPKA; encoded by the coding sequence GTGAATCGCAGCCGTGTGACGATCGCCGAGGTCGCGGAGCAGGCAGGCGTGTCGGTCCCGACCGTCTCCAAGGTCCTCAACGGGCGGGCCGACGTCGCCGTCGCGACCCGGGAACGGGTGCAGCAGGTGATGGCCGAGAGCGGCTACCGCAGGCGCGGCGCCTCGGCGCCCCGGCGCCGGACCGGGCTGGTCGACGTGGTGCTGGACCGGCTCGACTCGTTCTGGGCGATGGAGGTGCTGCGCGGTGCCGAGGTCGAGGCCCGGCGCACCGACCGCCAGGTCGTGCTCAACACCTCGCAGAACGACGAGCCGGGCTCGCGGGCCTGGCTGGACCGGATCGCCGGTCGGGGCACCGACGGCGTCGTCGTGGTGGTCGGCGACCAGGACCCGGACACCGCGGCCACCCTGGTCGCGCTGGACGTCCCGGTGGTGCTGCTCGACCCGGTCGGCGGCGACGACCCGTCGTTCGCGACGGTCGGTGCGACCAACTGGGCGGGTGGGCTGAGTGCCGTCGAGCACCTGCTCTCGCTGGGCCACCGGCGGATCGGGATCGTCTCCGGCCCGCCCCGGCTCTCCAGCAGCCAGCAGCGGGTCGACGGCTACCGTGCGGCGTTGCGCCGGGCCGACATCGCGGTCGACGAGGACCTGATCCGCTACGGCGACTTCCTGGTCGGCGGTGGGCACCGCGGCGCGGTCGATCTGCTCGATCTCGCCGACCCGCCGACCGCGATCTTCGCCGGATCCGACATGCAGGCGGTCGGCGTCTACCAGGAAGCGGCGCGGCGCGGCCTGCGGATTCCCGACGACCTGAGCGTCGCCGGGTTCGACGACATCGCGCTCTGCGAGTACCTGAGCCCGGCGTTGACCACGGTCCGCCAGCCACTGGCCCGGATGGCCGCGGAGGCGGTGCGGCTGGCCGTGCAGGAACCGCGGACCGAGGCCGACGGGACCGCTCCGCGCCTGGAGCTGGCCACCGACCTGGTGGTCCGGACGAGCACGGCGGCGCCGAAGGCCTGA
- a CDS encoding beta-xylosidase/alpha-l-arabinosidase, whose amino-acid sequence MGTEVTDLIARMTLEEKLAQLVGLWEGRDHSPGESDGDTAVAPMQDSMQGEHAAFEQYARHGLGQLTRVFGTAPVKSADGLAHLAERQRWLTSSTRLGIPALVHEECLTGLAAWRATTFPAPPSWGASFDPELVAETAAAIGDTMARLGVHQGLAPVLDVVRDVRWGRVEECIGEDPYLVGTVGGAYVRGLQSAGVVATLKHFAGYSNSRAGRNLAPVHAGPREMAEVLLPPFETALLDAGAGSVMNSYAEIDGVPVAADAGLLTELLRERWGFTGTVVADYFSVAFLHTLHGVADGIGSAAAQALTAGIDVELPTGTGYLEPLAERVRSGEVPEEVVDRAVRRVLEQKQRLGLLDPGFADTLPTGEVDLDPPGHRALAARLAEESVILLGNDGVLPFGDGAGRIAVLGPNADDPAALMGCYSFANHVLPHHPGVELGLDVPTVLDALRGELPGARITHARGCDVDTDDTSGFAGAVAAARDADVAVVVVGDRAGLFGRGTSGEGCDTDTLELPGVQRRFVEEVLGTGTPVVLVLLVGRPYVLDRELERCAAVVQAFFPGQEGAGAVAGVLSGRVNPSGRLPIGLPRSAGAQPYSYLHPRLGAASSVTAVDTAPVRPFGFGLSYTEFTHSDLRVLDDRVPTGGSFTVSCLVRNDGDRAGADVVQLYGSDVVASVTRPVVVLLGYARVELEPGATAEVRFDVPTHRVSLHDRAMRRVVEPGTIELFIGTSCADPVLRSAVELTGPVHEIGLADRRQVDVEVRLR is encoded by the coding sequence ATGGGCACCGAGGTGACCGACCTGATCGCGCGGATGACGCTCGAGGAGAAGCTGGCCCAGCTCGTCGGGCTGTGGGAGGGACGCGACCACTCACCCGGCGAGAGCGACGGCGACACCGCCGTCGCACCGATGCAGGACAGCATGCAGGGCGAGCACGCCGCGTTCGAGCAGTACGCCCGGCACGGCCTCGGCCAGCTCACCCGGGTGTTCGGGACGGCGCCGGTGAAGTCCGCCGACGGCCTCGCGCACCTTGCGGAGCGGCAGCGCTGGCTCACCTCGTCGACCCGGCTCGGCATCCCGGCGCTGGTGCACGAGGAGTGCCTGACCGGGCTGGCGGCGTGGCGGGCGACGACGTTCCCGGCGCCACCGTCGTGGGGGGCGTCGTTCGATCCGGAGCTGGTCGCCGAGACCGCGGCCGCGATCGGCGACACGATGGCCCGGCTCGGTGTCCACCAGGGCCTCGCCCCGGTGCTCGACGTCGTCCGCGACGTCCGCTGGGGCCGGGTGGAGGAGTGCATCGGCGAGGACCCGTACCTGGTCGGCACCGTCGGCGGCGCCTACGTGCGCGGCCTGCAGTCCGCGGGGGTCGTCGCCACTCTCAAGCACTTCGCCGGCTACTCGAACTCGCGCGCCGGCCGCAACCTCGCACCGGTGCACGCCGGACCGCGGGAAATGGCCGAGGTGCTGCTGCCGCCGTTCGAGACCGCGCTGCTCGACGCCGGCGCCGGGTCGGTGATGAACTCCTACGCCGAGATCGACGGTGTGCCGGTCGCCGCCGACGCGGGCCTGCTCACCGAGCTGCTGCGGGAACGCTGGGGATTCACCGGCACGGTGGTCGCCGACTACTTCTCGGTGGCGTTCCTGCACACCCTGCACGGCGTCGCGGACGGCATCGGATCGGCGGCCGCGCAGGCGCTGACCGCGGGCATCGACGTCGAGCTGCCCACCGGCACCGGCTATCTGGAGCCGCTCGCCGAGCGGGTCCGCTCCGGGGAGGTGCCCGAGGAGGTCGTGGACCGCGCGGTGCGCCGGGTGCTGGAGCAGAAGCAGCGGCTCGGCCTGCTCGATCCGGGCTTCGCCGACACGCTGCCCACCGGCGAGGTCGATCTCGATCCGCCGGGGCACCGGGCGCTGGCCGCCCGGCTCGCCGAGGAGTCGGTGATCCTGCTCGGCAACGACGGCGTGCTCCCGTTCGGCGACGGCGCCGGGCGGATCGCCGTGCTCGGCCCGAACGCCGACGATCCGGCCGCCCTGATGGGCTGTTACAGCTTCGCCAACCACGTGCTGCCGCACCATCCGGGCGTCGAGCTGGGGCTGGACGTGCCGACCGTGCTGGACGCGCTGCGCGGTGAGCTGCCCGGCGCGCGGATCACCCACGCCCGCGGCTGCGACGTCGACACCGACGACACCTCCGGGTTCGCCGGCGCGGTCGCCGCCGCGCGGGACGCCGACGTCGCCGTCGTCGTGGTCGGTGACCGGGCCGGGCTGTTCGGCCGCGGCACCTCCGGCGAGGGCTGCGACACCGACACCCTGGAGCTGCCCGGCGTGCAGCGCCGGTTCGTGGAGGAGGTGCTCGGCACCGGGACGCCGGTGGTGCTGGTGCTGCTCGTCGGACGGCCCTACGTGCTGGACCGCGAGCTGGAGCGCTGCGCCGCGGTGGTGCAGGCGTTCTTCCCCGGTCAGGAGGGCGCCGGGGCGGTCGCCGGGGTGCTGTCCGGCCGGGTCAACCCGTCCGGCCGGCTGCCGATCGGCCTGCCGCGTTCGGCGGGCGCCCAGCCCTACAGCTATCTGCACCCCCGGCTCGGCGCGGCGAGCTCGGTGACCGCGGTCGACACCGCGCCGGTCCGCCCGTTCGGCTTCGGCCTGAGCTACACCGAGTTCACCCACTCCGATCTGCGGGTGCTCGACGACCGGGTGCCCACCGGCGGCTCCTTCACCGTCAGCTGCCTGGTCCGCAACGACGGCGACCGCGCGGGCGCCGACGTCGTGCAGCTCTACGGCAGCGACGTCGTCGCCTCGGTGACCCGCCCGGTCGTCGTCCTGCTCGGCTACGCGCGGGTCGAGCTGGAGCCGGGCGCGACCGCCGAGGTGCGCTTCGACGTGCCCACCCACCGGGTGTCGCTGCACGACCGGGCGATGCGCCGGGTCGTCGAGCCCGGCACGATCGAGCTGTTCATCGGCACCTCCTGCGCCGATCCGGTGCTGCGGTCCGCGGTGGAGCTCACCGGGCCGGTGCACGAGATCGGGCTCGCCGACCGGCGGCAGGTCGACGTCGAGGTGCGGCTCCGGTAG